The genomic window ACCCGTTACAATCAACTCATGGTCAGTGGTTTCCGCGACGACATGGTGGACAGGATTCAACGTCTGGCGAAACGGGAGGACACGTCTCTGTATCAGACTGCACTGCGGCTGCGCGGCAAGAAACCCGGCCGGAAGGACGCTTCGGAACGCGCAGGCACGGTGGGATCGTCTCTGGACCACCTCATCGAGACCTGGACTCAGGCCGAAGCGGATGAGTTGGATTCCGCCCTTCAGGAGTTCAAGAAGGTGGACGCGCCGGGCAGGAAGTATCTCTGACGCGTTTCCACGCGGACGGTATCAACGCCACCGCGTCCGAGAGGCACTCGGTGAGGGGCCGTCCGTGGTGGTCGGGACCTCGTCGTGATCGTCGCCGGTTGTCGGTGTGGAAGGTACGCTGGCTTAGGAAAACGCATGATTGCCATCCTTTGCTTGGCGCTGTCTTTCAGCTTCGTCCAATCGGCATCCCAAATCCAGGAAACGGCCAGGAGAATCCTGCAGAGCAACTGTGTTTCCTGCCACGGGGAGCAGCAGATGTCCGGCTTGGACTTGCGGCATCGCGACACGATGCTGGCGGGCGGCGGTAAGGGTCCGGCACTGGTCCCTGGAAATGCGGAAGAGAGCCTTCTCTTCCTGGCGGCCTCTCACGCCGGGAAGTTGAAGATGCCCCCGGGGAAACCACCGCTTTCCGCTCATGACCTGGATGTCTTGCGGGACTGGATCGACCGAGGCGCTCCCTGGGACTCCACGGCCGCAACCGCCGCCCCCGCCGAGCCAACCTGGTGGTCGCTCCGGCGACCACGCCGACCGGCCGTTCCCACGGTCAGAAACCAGGACCGGGTGAGAAACCCCATCGACGCCTTCATCCTGGAAAAGCTGGAGAGTCACGGGCTGGAACCGGCTCCGGAGGCGGACAAGCGGACCCTCATCCGCAGAGCCTCTTTCGACCTCACCGGCCTGCCGCCCACTCCCGAGCAGGTGGACCGCTTCCTAAAGGACTCCTCTCCCAACGCCTACGACAAGCTCGTCCGCGACCTGCTGGCGTCGCCTCGCTACGGCGAGCGCTGGGGCCGGCACTGGCTGGACCTGGTGCGCTACGCCGACAGCGGGGGCTACGAGACCGACGAGTATTTCCCCAACTCCTGGCGATACCGCGACTACGTCATCAAGTCGTTGAACGAGAACAAGCCCTACGACCGGTTCCTGCAGGAGCAGATCGCCGGGGACGAGTTGTGGCCCGACGATCTGGAACTTCACGGCCACTACTACGGCATCACCCCCGAGAAGCTGGAGCACCTGGAAGCCCGGATCGGCACCGGCCTCTACACCTTCGGCCCGGAGATCGTCGAGTCCCTGCTCGACGCCCCAAAGCTCGCCTACGAGAGGATGACCGACTGGGTCGACACCACGGGCGCGGTCTTCATGGGACTGACGTTGGCCTGCGCCCGGTGCCACGACCACAAGTTCGATCCCGTCTCGCAGCGGGACTACTTTCGCCTGCAGGCCATTTTTGCCCCCAGCGATGCGGTGGAGATTCCGGTGGTGACCCGGATGTCCAGGTTCCACCGGAACGAGACTTATCCCCGGATGATCGCCGTGGACGAAGCCCGGAGGACCTACAAGCTCTACCTGGACGGCGTCAAAAAACGGATGATCGCGGCCGCCAAATCGGGGTTCCCGCCGGAGGTGGTGTTGGCCCACGAGGTCCCGGAAGAGAAGAAGACACCCCGGCAGGCGAAGCTCGCCGCGCCGTTGGCCGAGGCGCTGAAAACCTTGGACCGAGATTGGGAAGATCGGATGGCCCCCGAGGAGAAGGAGGAGAAGCGGCGGCTTCTGGAGGAAATTGGGAAGCTGGTGGTGCTCCTCCCGGAAGTGGACGCGTCCCATTTGGTGAACTTCGACGGTTTCTACGACGTGCCCAAGGCTTCCGTGCTCGGCCACCGGGAACCGGAGCTGATCCCGGAAATTCACGTCCTGGATCGGGGCGAGATGGACCGCCGTCTGGAGCGGGTGACTCCCGGCGTCCCGACGGTTTTCGAATACCTGGGGGAATGGGACGGATGGGATCCGGCAGCCGCCGGTAACGCCACTTCGCGGACGCGACGGCAACTGGCCCTCTGGCTGAGCCGTCCCGATCATCCTCTCACGGCCCGGGTGATGGTCAACCGGCTCTGGCAATGGCACTTCGGGCAGGGAATCGTCCGCACATCCAACGACTACGGCGCCCAGGGTGACCCTCCCACGCATCCGGAACTGCTGGACTGGCTGGCCCTGGAGTTCGTAGCCCGGGGCTGGGACATCAAGTCCATGCACCGGTTAATCATGTCTTCCGGCACCTACCGGATGGCCAGCCGCTACTCCAACCCTCGAAACGGCGAACTGGACCCCGGCAACCGCACTCTCTGGCGCATGAACCGCCGCCGGCTGGAGGCGGAATCCATGTGGGACACCCTGCATTCGGTGGCGGGGACGCTGAACCTGAAAATGGGGGGACGTCCCGCGGTGCCTCCCTTGACCGCTGAAGAGCTGGACGTGTTGCCGGCGCCTTTCCTCTGGCCGGTTTCTGCCGACCCGGCCCAGCACACGCGCCGGGGGATCTACATCCTGTCGCGCAGAAGCTTCACGTTTCCCATGTTCCGAACCTTCGACCGGCCCGACTCCTCTCTCAGTTGTCCGCGCCGCCAGGTGACTACGGTGGCGCCCCAGGCCCTCTGGTTTCTCAACCACAGGACCGGTCTGCAGCAGGCGCGAAAACTGGCCGGGCGCCTGGTGGCCGGCCACGGAGACGATCCGTCCGCCTGGGTGGAGAACGCCTGGCGGATCACGCTGAGCCGTCCCCCCTCGGCGAAGGAAAAGCGTGAAGCCCTGGACCTGCTGGATGCGCTGTCCCGGGAGGATTCCGCGGCGAAGAATGAAATGGAGGTCCCGGACGAACTCTCGTCCATCGGCAGTGCCCGGGCGGCGGCCTTGACGCAACTGTGTCTGACCATATTCAATTTGAACGAGTTCGTATATATTGATTAATTGACCGCGACAATAGTGATGCATTCTCGTTTTATTGACGTATCGTCATGTTGGATTTCCAATCCTGCAACCTGAACGAACAGGTCCATTCCCGGCGGGAGTTCCTGGCCCGGTCCGGTTTCGGTTTTGGAGCCGTGGCCCTGGGCTGTTTGGGCGAGGAGGAGGCCGCGTTCGCCGCCGCCCGGCAGGCCGGAGGCGTCGACAACCCGCTGGCACCCACAACGCCCCACTTCCCGGGCCAGGCCAGGAACGTCATCTTCATGTTCATGAAGGGGGGACCCTCCCACATCGACACGTTCGATCCCAAGCCGGCGCTGGCCGGTCTCGACGGCCAGCTCCTGCCGCCCAGCTTCCGTCCCGAGGACTTGAGTCTGCAGTTCGTCAAGGCCCATGAAGCGAAGCTGATGGCCTCCCCCCGCAAGTTCACCAGATGCGGGGAGTCGGGCATCGAGATCTCCGATCTTTTCGAGAACCTGGGCAGGTGCGCGGATGACCTGGCGGTCATCCGCTCCTGCTATCACGACTCCCTCATCCACGGTCCCGCCATCAATCTGCTCTTCAGCGGTTCGGTGCGCCTGGGCCATCCGACCCTCGGTTCCTGGATCGTCTACGGCCTGGGAAGCGAGAGCGAGAACTTCCCCGGTTTCGTCGCCATGTCCGAGGGGAACGTGACGGCAAGCGACGAGTCCCTGCACGGCTCGGGGTTCCTCCCCGCCGTGTACCAGGCCACTCGCGCCCGGCACGAGGGCACGGCATTCGAGAATCTGGATCCGCCGCCTGACGTCAGCCACGGCGCCCAGACCCGAATGCTGGAGCAGCTCCAGTCGTGGAACCGACGGCACTTCGAAACGCGGCGGGACGACAGCCGTCTGGCCGCCCGCATCGCCAACTATGAGCTCGCCTTCCGCATGCAGGCGGCGGCGCCGGAACTGACCGACCTTGCCGGCGAGCCCGAATCGGTCCGGAGAATGTACGGCCTGGACCAGGAACGGACCGCCAGGTTCGGCCGGGTCTGCCTGCTGGCGCGGCGCATGGTGGAGCGGGGAGTTCGATTCGTTCAACTCTACAAGGGGAACTGGGACGGGCACGCCCAGTGCGACCAGAACCACGTGGACAACGCCGTCGCCATCGACCAGCCCATCGCGGGACTGTTGACGGACCTCAAACTGCGGGGACTGCTGGAGAGCACCCTGGTGGTCTGGATCGGGGAGTTCGGTCGGACCCCGGTGGTCCAGGGCGACGGCGGCCGGGACCACAATCCCCACGGCTTCAGTTGCTGGATGGCGGGAGGGGGCATCCGGGGCGGAAAGGTCATCGGCGCCACCGACGAGCTCGGCTGCCGGGCCATCGAGGACCGGGTCCATGTGCACGACCTGCACGCCACCATGCTGTCGCTGCTGGGACTGGACCATACCAGGCTGACCTACCTCACCCAGGGCCGCGACATGCGGCTGACCGACGTCGGCGGGTACAACGACCTGTCCGAGCGGCTCACCCGGGCCTGACGGCCAAGGTGCGGCGTGCCGAAGGAGAGAAACGGCTCCATCGCGATGCGGACAGGAATTCCGGTACTGCTGCTGGTGGCGTCACTGTTCCCCTCGATCCTGCCCGGCCAGGAAGCGGCTTCCTACGTCACTCAGCTTCACCTCCCAGGAAATCTCTACACCGCGAAAGGGACAGTGCTCGAAATGGGGAATTACGATCTGCAACTGCGGTTGGAGAACGGAAAATCCTCTCTGGTGTTTCTCAAGACGGAACAACCGGTCGCGGTCGTCTCCGGGCGTCCCTATGATGAGGAGACCACCGGGAACTGGGTCGTCCCGGTGCTGGGAACTCTTTTTCTACGCTCCACGGCGGATCCCATCGGGACCGACGAGGAACGCCACTACAGCGAGACGGGTCAGGCCCAGTACG from Acidobacteriota bacterium includes these protein-coding regions:
- a CDS encoding PSD1 and planctomycete cytochrome C domain-containing protein, producing the protein MIAILCLALSFSFVQSASQIQETARRILQSNCVSCHGEQQMSGLDLRHRDTMLAGGGKGPALVPGNAEESLLFLAASHAGKLKMPPGKPPLSAHDLDVLRDWIDRGAPWDSTAATAAPAEPTWWSLRRPRRPAVPTVRNQDRVRNPIDAFILEKLESHGLEPAPEADKRTLIRRASFDLTGLPPTPEQVDRFLKDSSPNAYDKLVRDLLASPRYGERWGRHWLDLVRYADSGGYETDEYFPNSWRYRDYVIKSLNENKPYDRFLQEQIAGDELWPDDLELHGHYYGITPEKLEHLEARIGTGLYTFGPEIVESLLDAPKLAYERMTDWVDTTGAVFMGLTLACARCHDHKFDPVSQRDYFRLQAIFAPSDAVEIPVVTRMSRFHRNETYPRMIAVDEARRTYKLYLDGVKKRMIAAAKSGFPPEVVLAHEVPEEKKTPRQAKLAAPLAEALKTLDRDWEDRMAPEEKEEKRRLLEEIGKLVVLLPEVDASHLVNFDGFYDVPKASVLGHREPELIPEIHVLDRGEMDRRLERVTPGVPTVFEYLGEWDGWDPAAAGNATSRTRRQLALWLSRPDHPLTARVMVNRLWQWHFGQGIVRTSNDYGAQGDPPTHPELLDWLALEFVARGWDIKSMHRLIMSSGTYRMASRYSNPRNGELDPGNRTLWRMNRRRLEAESMWDTLHSVAGTLNLKMGGRPAVPPLTAEELDVLPAPFLWPVSADPAQHTRRGIYILSRRSFTFPMFRTFDRPDSSLSCPRRQVTTVAPQALWFLNHRTGLQQARKLAGRLVAGHGDDPSAWVENAWRITLSRPPSAKEKREALDLLDALSREDSAAKNEMEVPDELSSIGSARAAALTQLCLTIFNLNEFVYID
- a CDS encoding DUF1501 domain-containing protein, yielding MLDFQSCNLNEQVHSRREFLARSGFGFGAVALGCLGEEEAAFAAARQAGGVDNPLAPTTPHFPGQARNVIFMFMKGGPSHIDTFDPKPALAGLDGQLLPPSFRPEDLSLQFVKAHEAKLMASPRKFTRCGESGIEISDLFENLGRCADDLAVIRSCYHDSLIHGPAINLLFSGSVRLGHPTLGSWIVYGLGSESENFPGFVAMSEGNVTASDESLHGSGFLPAVYQATRARHEGTAFENLDPPPDVSHGAQTRMLEQLQSWNRRHFETRRDDSRLAARIANYELAFRMQAAAPELTDLAGEPESVRRMYGLDQERTARFGRVCLLARRMVERGVRFVQLYKGNWDGHAQCDQNHVDNAVAIDQPIAGLLTDLKLRGLLESTLVVWIGEFGRTPVVQGDGGRDHNPHGFSCWMAGGGIRGGKVIGATDELGCRAIEDRVHVHDLHATMLSLLGLDHTRLTYLTQGRDMRLTDVGGYNDLSERLTRA